The Pseudorca crassidens isolate mPseCra1 chromosome 3, mPseCra1.hap1, whole genome shotgun sequence genome includes the window ccactgcgccaccagggaagcccacaaagtattttttaatcctCTTTTATGGATGTCTATTCTAGAGTTTGACTCATTTTTCTAGACCAGTTTTAGCATTGTTTCATGACAGAATTACTATCTTTATATAATGTCTTGATGTACTTTACCAGATGAGGGTAAACCAgagactttcctggcggtccagtacttaagactctgcccttccactgaaggggacatgggatcagtccctggctggggaactaagataccacatgccgtacagtgcggccaaaaaaaaaagaatgtgactcTCCAGATGTATGTAACTCAAAACTTTTTCCCACTCATAGTTTCCATCTCTTCTGTCTTCCTAGTGAATTTTGGTGAACTTTGACTCCAAATATAGCTTAACGTGATggaagttacattttttttttatctatttgCGTTTAATTGTATCAAAAGGAATAATCTCCCCCCTCATTGTGAAActgctctctcttttctttaaaaataaagctatagggcttccctggtggcgcagtggttgagagtccgcctgccaatgcaggggacacgggttcgtgccccggtccgggaagatcccacataccgcggagtggctgggcccgtgagccatgaccgctgagcctgcgcgtccggagcctgtgctccgcaacgggagaggccacaacagtgagaggcctgggtaccgcaataaaaaaaaaaaaaaaaaagctatatattttgtttttgttagagTGAAATTAAGCATTTAAGTGATTATGAAGGTGTTGATTCCAGCAAAAGACTGGATTAAAACTGCAAGACAGTTCAAGAGTAAATATCCCAACAAAAGCACAGTGTGAACAATATTGAAAAACTCAGGACAGAGTTAAAAGAGAAGTGGGATGTGATTAAAAGGGGAAGCAGAGGGAATTTGATGAGGAATTGATATCACAATGAAAATATACACAAGCATGTTCCAAACGGATGAAAGACGTCAACCCACACATGTAATTAACTCAACATTCTTTAAGCAAAGAAAATACATGGGAAACAATAATAAGCTACACTATGGTCTAAAAATCAGAGTGAATATCAaagattttagaaaatgcaaaggCCAAATAAGCAAGAAAATGCTAATTGGGGATGTCTAAACATAAATAAGATCTAGATCAACagagcaccattttttttttttttttttttttttttttttttttgcggtacgcgggcctctcactgttgtggcctctcccgttgcggagcacaggctccggatgcgcaggctcagcggtcatggctcacgggcccagccgctccgcggcatgtgggatcttcccggaacggggcacgaacccgcgtcccctgcatcggcaggcggactctcaaccactgcgccaccagggaagcccagagcaccATTTTTAAAGTGGTCAAAAGTCATATCAAatcagaattctatacccagcatcGATATTGCCCCAAATTAAGATTCTTTGAAAACTTAAAGTAAAGCATTTCATTGTTAGTAGTCTTGAATTGGACAAAATACTAGAATGAGTTATGAAGTCCAAAGGAAAATATCTCAGATCAAAAGCCAGGAATGcaggaggaaatgaaaagaaaaggaaagaataatttagaaataaatataagtgGAGTTTGTTTCATAAAGCAATTCTGGAACTCTCTCATGGAGATTAAAATACATGTAGAATTAAGATGCATGACAACAGTAACAGAAAAGTCAGGAAAGCTGAAATGGAATTAAAAGTGTTCTAAGGTATTAGCATTTGGGAGATGTGGTAAGAGCAATTAACTGGATTAGTCTATATTAGTTAAAGGAGTCAGAATTTTATCACTAAAGTAACTTCACAAGTTCTGTATATGACTGCAACTAGCAAGTTTAtagagagaaaatgtaaaaataaaagaattaaattatagTGAAATAAAGACAGTAAAGAGAGTGTTTATGTCAGAGGGTAGGGAAGGAGTAAGATGGTTGAAATAGTCTCAAATTTACCAGTAATTAGGTGAAATGTAAATGTACAAAATATTGGGTTCTTTTCAATGATTCTGTGATACAGACTTCATAGACTTGTGAGTAAATATTTTGGACATTCTTttattgataaacatttataCAATCTGTAGTTTTTTCTATGAAAACATAAGTTGTGTGGAAATTTTAGCATATAGGAACGTCCATAACTTTTTTTGTAGAAGGTATCCATACTGagtgaaaaaggaaacattaaatttttgatagaaagTACAAACAGCACCCCCATTCacaaatgtattaaattttttcATATAGTATTTCATATTATTCAATAGTGTCTAATATTGTCAATAGCCCCAAATTCTTGTGTTTGTGTGGAGAGATTTGGGAATCTCTCCAATGCCTCTGATCTGAGATAGAGTGTGTCCTCTCGATTGGGTTGTCTCCTGATTGGGTTGTCCACCCTCTTCCCCTATAAAAGGGGGAATCAGAGGCAGAATTCACTGCACTTTCCACCAAGACACAGGCTGTCTGCATCTCAAGGGTGGGTCCAAGGACAGCTCTCGGAAGATGGGGGAACCTGAATGGACCAGTTTTCCAAGCCAGCCTCTTCCGGTGAGTGTGGAATCCATACCGATGGCAAGAGTGTACATTAGGATGctgttttcttctgtaaaatctaATTTAGCAGAATTTAGCTCCAAAAACAAGAAGGTATCTCATTGAAAGTTATTTCCCAGGTGTTAATGTTCCTTAAGAAATAGTCAAGattgtgtatatttttgtatatgaagTTTTTTTGGATAATACAtgaaatgtggtgtgtgtgtgtgtgttttaaccaaAATCATTAGGTAGTGGAAGTAGTATTTGGCCCTAGAGTGTTTAAATCGTTCTCCTCTATGGACAATTATTTGCCCACAGTGtgtttggtctttttttcttctttttaaaaaaattctgttctcTGCTTCAAACAGGGCTCTCCAGTTTCTTTGTCATCCATCATTgtagttaatttctttttcctactcTCCCTTCTCACTTCTATTCCTCCCTATTCcgctccttccctctctgtcttTGTGTTGGCCTTGCTATAGATCATAGCACCTAATTATACCTAACGCTATTACTAGACATTCCTTAGTCTATAACCCTTTTCTCTCACCAAGATTAAAATAATCTAGGGCAATGACTTTGTTAAGTTAAATTCCGAGTAGTGTGTTTTAGTACACAACTTGGCATATAACAGCTGCTCTATAAATAGGCAGATCAtttttctatcaaacatttttctatcaaacatttcatTACATTTTGAGTAATGAAAGGGGTAGTATTAATTATAATGTCAGGACAACAGGAATAAAGTGAGTTTTatgttttccctttaaaaaaatatcttcgAAGACAGAAGTGTGAGATTTAAAAGGAAAGGTGCACTGATTAGGTTCACAGTTTAAACAGATTATTGTGAGGAGACTTAGAATGGATCACAGAGAGAAAGGATTGAAATCTTTGATTGCAGTCCACCCCAAAACAGACTAACTCATTTTATCATTGTAGCTGTGTGCGTTTATTAGAAACATTTGGAAAGTAGTTTTTGGAGTTTGCATAACTTCtcttaaaaaaagatatctgAGCACCTTGGAAAGCCAAAGCACTAAATGACTGTATCAGTGGAAACATTAAAATTCTTATTATCCTCTCTTCATTGAGTACCCAACTTAGTGAGAAAAGCAATCTCAAATAAGTACATAATATgccacataaaattaaaaaaatttacacagAGAAAATGTAAGATTAATTTTGATACGGGAACAGGAAAGGTAATTCTGTGGCATTTTGTAGGTCAAATGAAAGGTGCTCAAGAATTATTCAAAAGTTGGGAATCTTCAGGTGGATTCAGGAGGGCAAAAATGGATGGCTAATTGGTATGAGAATGTGGGGTGGCAGGGCGTCCAGAATGCCATTCAGGGGCAAATGCGATATTACTTCCAACAAGTGAGTTTGTGGAGACATTGAGATAAGGATGAACTATTTGGGGAATTGGCTGGTTCAACTTGGGACCTGGTCACAGTGAGTTGAGTCATGGATATTATCACTGATCTGGTGGGTAGGCAGATGGATATTTGGGTCTTAGAGTTGAAGCCAGATCGGTGAATCTGTGAGCATTCCTAGTTCATTAATGGTATTTGAAGGCAGGGGAACGGATGGGATTGCCTAGAAGAAGGTTTGGATGTAGAACAGATGTGAGAGCAGGACCGACTTCTAAGAAGCATCAATTGTTGTATTGAGATAGTAGAGAGAGGAGTaggaggaggggaggatgggAGTCAGGGAGTAAACATTGTTatttacaggacttccctggtggcgcagtggaggagagtccgcctgccgatgcaggggatgcgggttcgtgccccggtccgggaagatcccacatgccgcggagcagctgggcccgtgagccatggccgctgagcctgcacgcccggagcctgtgctccgcaacgggagaggccacaacagtgagaggcccgcgtaccgcaaaaaaaaaaaaaaaaaaaaagttatttacagTGGAAAAAAGGAACTTTATGATGAGAATGTGGCCTTTCTAAGTTATGTTATGAGCAGGAGGATATTTGAGTGAAGATGGGACTTGAGTTTGAAAGAAAAGTATTGGAGTGTTGAGAGGTACATGATCTCACTGAAGATGAAGCACTAAAGAACTATGAAAACTAGGTGATTGCATGTCTTAAAGCAAAGTaaaaaagagatataaaaaaGTTTAATGTCTTGGTATTCAAAGAACCCTGTGATCTCTTTGTCCAGATAGTGTTGGATTAGGGGGTACCAGCATGTGCGGAGTTGACAGTGACAGGGGTGGTAAGAGGAAAACATCCTCAAAGAAGGATGGTGgaggggaaaagtctggaattgGTACTGGGCAATGACCTGGAGATTTCTGTCCTTGACTCCTATCTGTTTGATGTCCCAGGCTTCAGTTCTCAATGTGTGGTGCCGGTACTAGCAGCATCAGCGTCAGTTGGAATCACCTAGAAACGCAATTTCTTGTCCCCACCCCAGACTGACTTGCATTGAGATCCAGAAATCTGAGTTCTAACAACCCTCTGAAAGACTGTGACGCAGAGTAAATTGAGATTCATTTCTCTAGGGAGACAGGAGAGCGGTTATCCAAACGAGCTGAGGACATTCTCCATGACCGGCAGTGGTTTCATCCCCCACTTTATTCAAATGGTACATTTCGTTTTGTTTTCACAGGGGAAGCTCAAAAGAAATATGATGCCTGAGACGTTGGAGAAGAAAAGACAAGACCATTTAGCCAAGGCCAAGCAGAGACATCGTGAAGGAACTGCACTTCCTATGAGGCTGACCAGCTGCATTTTCAAGAGGCAAGTCACGAAGATAACTTCTCATCCTGACAATGCAGTCAGGCGCCGTCGATGCGAGGGGACGTTGGAGAAGCCCCAGCAAGCCTGTGCATTCAGGAGACTGCAGGGGCTCCAGGTCTACAGCCCTGAAGGAGAACCTTTCAGCACGTTGGACAGCGCAATTATTTTCGGAGTAATTGCCCTGCGTGGTGCTGGTGAATCCCCGGGCCGTGCTGGTGCCGGGTCTCTGCACACCAGCCCTGAAACCATCACTACCCAGTGTTCAGACGGGGCAGAGATGATCCCAGGATTGGGTCTCTTCCTCCCACAGACCCTCTACAGGCAACGAGTAACATATGCAGATATTCGCCGACAGGCTCGGAAAGTGAAAAGAGCAAGGGAGAGACTGGGTATGGCCTTGAGGGCAGACAGGCTtgccagggagacagagagagccaGGAGCCCTGAGAACTAGGTGAAAAATGGACGAGACTGTCCTGAAGAAGCCGAGTGCTGCGGCCCCTGGGAAGTGGTTCACTGCAGGACAGCCCTCCGTTCTATTTGCCTCTTTAAGTGTCAACCATGTTTCTGGACTGAGATGTTTTGTTAGATGAACATTGTACCCTATTAAACTCTTGGTAGACAAAAACGACAAGAGTAAACGTTTTTGTGAGTGAGAGATTGGGTTTCATGTgacaagaaaaatgatttttccttATCTTTGTACACTTCAATCTCTGTCAGGATTTCTCTATTGAATTCTACAGAGGTAATGTAGTCTGGGGggattatttaatgttttttggttataatattttcttacattGCTTACACTTAGGCAAGAAATGATACCTACTctagagattattttttaatattaatgctataaaattttattaagctTGCTTTTTACTTCtcatttaacatcttttttttgtcATTGTGTCAAATGCTAAATCagacatgacttttttttttaacatctttattggagtataattgctttacaatggtgtgttagtttctgctgtacaataaagtgaatcagccatacacatacatatatccccatatccccttcctcttgcatctccctcctaccctccctatcccacccctctaggtggacacaaagcaccgagctgatctccctgtgctatgcggctgcttcccactggctatctattttacgtttggtagtgtatatatgtccatgccactctctcactttgtcccagcttccccttccccttccccatatcctcaagtccattctctagtaggtctgtgtctttattcacgtcttgcccctaggttcttcatgaacaacttttttgtttgtttgtttgttttagattctatatatatgtgttagcatacggtatttgtctttctctttctgacttacttcactctgtatgacagtctctaggtccatccacctcactacaaataacttaatttcgtttctttttatggctgagtaatattccattgtatatatgtgccacatcttctttatccattcatctgtcgatggacacttaggttgcttccatgtcctggctattgtaaattgagctgcaatgaacattttggtacatgacgcctttttttttttttttttccggtatgcgggcctctcactgttgtggcctctcccgttgcggagcacaggctccggatgcgcaggctcagcggccatggctcacgggcccagccgctccgcggcatgtgggatcctcccggaccggggcacgaacccgtgtcccctgcattggcaggcagactctcaaccactgcaccaccagggaagccccatgacgctttttgaattatggttttctcagggtatatggccagtagtgggattgctgggtcgtatggtagttctatttttagttttttaaggaacctccatactgttctccatagtggctgtatcaatttacattcccaccaacagtgcaaagggttcccttttctccacaccctctccagcatttattgtttgtagagtttttgattatggccattctgaccagcgtgagatgatatctcattgcagttttgatttgcatttctctaatgattaatgatgttgagcattctttcatgtgtttgttggcaacctgtatatattctttggaaaaatgtctatttaggtcttctgcccatttttggattggattgtttggttttttgatatta containing:
- the LOC137220933 gene encoding methyl-CpG-binding domain protein 3-like 2B, encoding MGEPEWTSFPSQPLPGKLKRNMMPETLEKKRQDHLAKAKQRHREGTALPMRLTSCIFKRQVTKITSHPDNAVRRRRCEGTLEKPQQACAFRRLQGLQVYSPEGEPFSTLDSAIIFGVIALRGAGESPGRAGAGSLHTSPETITTQCSDGAEMIPGLGLFLPQTLYRQRVTYADIRRQARKVKRARERLGMALRADRLARETERARSPEN